The Salarias fasciatus chromosome 16, fSalaFa1.1, whole genome shotgun sequence sequence ctgaATAACTTGAAACATCTTGGTCTTCCGGTAAACTAACAAACAGGTTATAAAGAGCGtcgcgtgtctgtgtgtgtgtatatctatGCAGTATTTGGTCAGACGGTGCAGTAACTCATCAACACGTAAACAATGAGAAGAAGTGTCAAGTGTCAAATCTATGTGAgcggaaaacaaaagaaacatgtAAGATGTCGTCTTGATGCAATAATGTACAGatcactgctgctttttttttttttgttttacttgctcctcttcatcaggatCTGCTGAGCCCACAGGGGCCCGGTCAGAGGGAGTGTTTGATtctgtgagtgtttctgtgctttttcaaatgaaaatcgACCGTCTGAAGTCGCCACTTTGTTTCCAAACTAAAAATCATTTTCCATTTTACTGGAAAGTCATGTGAACGGCGGAATGACTTAAAGCCTCCTTCAACACAATGTCTGAGCTGGATTTGATTTCCCAGTATTTACACAGTTTTATTGACATCGAGAGCAGAGCATCTCCCAGATTGGATCAACACTTTCAGCCGCCAGTCGCACAGACTGAGGTGATGCAGAAAAGGCAAATGCAAAGATGCATGATGCAGATATTTGGCTCCTTTTAACCAAAAGGGGGGATAAAAAGGCACAAACACAAGTTTTTAAACACCTGAAGGAATGTATTCTTCACTTGACAGTGTCTTCAGgtgttaaaatacattttctaagCTGCACCACAAGATCTTTTCCCCCAGAAATCTGACAAGTTTCAGCTTCAAATACACACTTTGAAATGTACAAAACTCCACCGAGTGGCAGCAGtcacttttcagttttctggTGTTGACCGTTAGTGAGCTTTAGATCCCGACGGTGCGTGGTGCAGTTTGTTGAAGCACTTTGTTAACCATGGTAATCCTCTGTTTTAACATTAGTTCACCCTTTCTTATGATAGGAACAGGGCTTGAAAACGTGTTGTCTCAGTCAAAGTCCCAGCCTCAGTCCCATCTTCAAGCCAAATGAGGATGAAGGATGAGACTCTGtcacagagctggaaaaaaaaaacaaaattaaaaggaaaatgaCCAGGAggatgacccctgacctccagacttgtcctgctgctgcttcccttCCTGAAGCTCAGTGGCGGCCCCACAGGGAGACACGCCCCTCGCTTTGAGAAGCACCGCTCTAAGTACACCTGCCCCATCAGTACAgtctacctccaccctccacccaacCTTTCAAACAGCTTTTAGTTTGTCTTTTAGAATAACTGTCTGTTTTAAAGTCTGCACACACAGTTCAGGTTGGGTCGGTTCACTCTGAGCGTTTAGATTCAAACCCTGCAGGGAGGATCTGGAGGACATTTGGCTTCCTTCACGTCTCAGCTTCTCACAGACTCGTCTTCCTGCAGCGCGTTTGGGAGCAATACGCCGAAAAACCTCCGACAAACCCTCATCAGCGTCCTCATGTACAGTATTTATTCTCTGAGTTTGTCTTTATCTggctgatgatgaagatgatgatgaagatgatgatgaagctgaTGATATATGCAAATGTTGTCGGTATGTAACATTTCTcctcttcattttatttctgaatgtttgttttgttttgttttcattaaaaactgcTGTACGTCCTCCTCCGGTCCTGCTGgttcattttcagctgttttgtgtCACGATGccaaaaataatcacaaaaacCATCAGAAATGTTAATTTGTGTTGCACTTCACTGAAAAGGAAGACTCCATAAATGGAACTTCAAGACAACAGGGTGGAACTATTACATAATGTTTTATTGACCCTCACGATGTCTGAGCTGCACCATGAAATCATTCCAGGTCTAGAAAGTAAGAAAGTAAGTATTAGTATAAGTATAAGCTGCTGGTAGTTACAGCTAGTTAGCTCCAGCTAACATCAGAAAGTCCCATGTTATGAATAAAGCAAATGCTTCTTGTctagaaaataaaaacctggatttAACATTATAGACAATAGATAGTAGATATAGATAGTAATTAGTTTGTGTATTGGTGCATTGCTACCTTCTGTACATGAAAATATacacagttttttctttctttttttatttattcagcatGGTTATTAATTTATTATCAGATTATTTAACATGTTTTCATGTACCCCAAGCTCTGGCTCGCTAACTACTGGGGGTAAAGGGACCCCAGTTTGCAAACTGCAGTGTGAGCAGAATGTGTAAGGAGAACATGAAGCTTCCCCAGCCTCCGGAGGGCCAGATCTACCCTTCTGTTCTTATTTTATCCCTTCGTTCCCACCCTGCTGTTACTCTGCAAACCTCTATTTCtagctttaatgtttaaaaaaaaaaactgaaataataatgaataatttctcGGTCTGTGGTAGCTGTTTGTGGAGTTTCATGCTACGCTCGCTCACAGCCCGTGCACCTCCTTGAGGCTAAGCCCCCCCTGAACTTAAAACCTAGTGATTACTCATATTAGTCAGAGCCGCTTCGCGTTTCAACAGGTGCCGCTTCATCCTTTCATGGCGTTCACCGGTCTCCACCTCATCGGCTCTCCGCTCTAATTTTTCCATCCTCTGGTTCAAATCCGTGACCGAAACCCCCAGTCTAGATAATGAGGCCTTCGTATCTGCAAACGACTCCTTATTTTCTTTCCTTAAGGGGAcatattccccccccccccccccccccccccccccgcaacccccccgccccacacacacacaccccgactgTGCCCTCGCCACTCACCCCATTTGGGGAAAATGgaatcccttttttttcctttcgctGTTTCTTactctttctgctgtttccttgcATTGCTAATATCTCTGGATGTGCTCATCTTTGTATTTGGGGATTCGGGTTCACCCACTTTCAATTAAAACACCAAATAATTATACGAACTGCAAGACACTGCCGATTTCCCGGGGAGCTCCACTCCGTGCGTGTCTCACAACATGGTGTCTCCAGAAGTCAGTCAGACTTCATTTGGATGACATTTTGGATCTTATCCTGCGGCAAAGCTTTGAACATTCATATGATACTGATGCCGCTACTACTGCTGTGACTATAGCTACCCCGAATGCTACTACTGCCCCTACTACTGCTGCGACTAGTAGTATCTTACCTGGTCTATTCTGAAGATCTGCGGAAATCAAACGTCAGCAGGCAGCTTCAGAGAGCTTCTCAGTGTAGTCCAGCGATTCCTTGACCTATTTTTGATCAACAGAGTAACTTTGTCCATAGTAGTGCGGGAAAAGTGTTGCAGCCACAGCCTTGGTAGATAAAGTGATGGGAAACAAGTCATTCCCACCTTCCTCTCTCTTCTATTTGAAACATGTGGATCTTCCTTCTACCAAATgcaaagaaggaagaaggaagcaGGTCTCACCTTCAGCCTTTGTGCTCAGGCCACAGAGCAGCTGGACCAGCCTGAAGAAACCAGTTCTCTGCAGCTCAGTCTGAGAACGAGACTGAACCAGACTTCACTGATCATTGACGGCCTGCTCCACATCTCAGGTTGTGCATTGTTAtcgttgttgttattattgtaCTAAGGCCAGTTAAACAGTGGCAGAGCAACGGCATCAACGCCTCAACTCTTCCTCAAACACACATGGAGCTTTCTGACAGGATTTCACTTTCTATCAGATCTTTCCCTGTGGCTCCGGCTGTATGatataacaaaagaaaaagaaaaatcatcaaTACGTCTGTAAAAATcatataaataaaatgacaataGACAGACGCTTCGGAGTTATATCCTTAATTCATGGAATGTTAACAGTGCTAGTCTTTTACTGTCAGTAGAATTGACCTGTAATATGAGCAGAATGTAAAGTTCCCACTTTTGtgacacaacatattttattggATCTGCAAATCATCACAAAATGtgattctgttttattttttccactttgtaaGTGTGCTACAGGgaaaacagtcataaaatgCCCATCAGGACTGCGACTGAGCACTGAGGGGATCCAGGTCTGAGCTTCCTGTAgaaacagtgtttctgctgcttttgctCCATTTCTGATATGACTTGCAGGTTTTCACCACTGGACTCAGTCACTCCAAGACAAACTCAGAcaggcagggggaggaggagaggtggagtcCTTCTGTCctgtctgaaataaaaagagctggacgctgcagaaacacacacactggcggTTTTTGTACACAGACAACTGTAGTATTTAttccttatttttttctgtaaatttttATATACATTGTATTTTAATTTGCAGtttttatatatgtttttgtatgaaaTTAACTTGTTATAGGTAATTTATCATTAAAACAGCCTTTTTGAGCTGTTCTTTGGTGCTGTCAAGTGAAAAGAGTGGAACAGAGCAGTGTTAACTGTCGTCGGGTGAGATGGTGGATTATGAGGCGTCTGTGTCGTTCCTGGGAACCTGGGGTCCGTACCAGAGGAAAGTGcttgtcctcctctgtctcatGGCCATCGCCCCCGGATTCAGCATCCTGTCCGTCATCTACCTGCTGGCCGACCCGCCGCACCACTGCCACGTCCCCGAACACAGCAACCTGAGTCAGGAGTGGATGCAGGCCAGCAGGCCAGCGCAAGTAAGAGCAGGAGGCCCACCTCAAGAAATGACTCAGTACATGTGATATTCACAGCTTTGTGATAATTCCCATGATATAAATGAATCAAAACCAAGCACtaactgaaacatttcattataatttattggacaatgcagaaaaaaaacaatgaagtttgtgtttttttttctcatcattaATCATCGCTTGTTGCACTGTTTCCACTCTGCTGGTCTCTAAACTGCAGACAAacagtgaatgaaaaacaaaaatcacaaataaaaggGTGGGACTAAGTTATATTAGGCACAAACTTGTGGATTTATAAATCTTGCAAACTTTATTTTAGTCGATTATGTTAAAATGTTAAAGTTATGAATCAAGGcttaaaatacatgtttaaaaaaagatctgaCATCAAAGGCAGAATAAACTTGTGTTGTGATGGAATTCTGAAATCTGCAGTTTGAACTCATATTGATTCTGCAACATTAATAGAAATAGCGGCACTAACTTCTGTTATAGTAAAACTAACTGTCCACTTTCTATTTTCTTTGTGCAAATCCAGTCAAACGACCATGGACAGTCGTCTCCTggtcagatgtgtgtgtgtgtgtttgtgtgtgtgtgtgtgtgtgtgtgtgtgtgtgtgtgtgtgtgtgtgtgtgtgtgtgtgttgaagcagcCTGTTCCTGCAGCAGTGCAGGTTAGAAATACTAATATTTTGACGTGAGTGACACTGTGTTCCTGCCAACAGGTGGCGGGCCAGTCGGGtagaagcagctgcagccggTATGAGCTGGACACACTGAGGAACCTGTCTTCCCTTGGAATAAAACCCATCCTGGACCTGAACCAGTCGGACCtgggaccaggtccagggatTGCTGTGTCCACCCTCAGAGAGGAAGGCTGTATGGACGGATGGACCTACAGCACTGAGTACTACCAGTCCACTATAGTCACTGAGGTACTGAGACACAAGAAGGGTGATCAATTGCTTTGTAATGCAGTTTCCACACACCTGTTAGACCATGGATGGAAcactttcattgttttgagGGTCTCATGGTCTCATGACCATCTGACCACTCTTACAATGAGTATGACTATCTAACTGCATGTATTTAATTTAGATTTTCTACTTTATTGATATACATGCAGCTATTTCCACTTACAGTtgatatgtttaaaaaaaaaaaaaaagttataatgATCATCCTCTGCCTCTCAACTGTCAAGCTGATCATTTCTAAAAGTTCTGAAATCGTGTCTTGGGCCACACCGAGCTGGTACGTGATAGACAGTAGTATGTTTAATGAGGATGAAAACTGGTCAGAACAGCTCCTTTTTAATAAATAGCAGGCAGCTTGTGACCGCTGTCAGTGATCACCAATCATTAACCTCCAGGACGCCCAGACGAGGAACCAGAGATGGCCTGAATTTCTCTTCCAGCATTATGTAATCTACCTTATGAGCAAACCGAATGCACGGACAAGGTTTCAAACCCCGAACCCTTACTCTTCATGACTTTCCGTACTTGCATGTAGTGAGATACTTTGAGATACTTTGTATCTCACTACATAACTTGTCGGAGATGTTGAGACACTTTTCCAGTTCCAGTCTTTACCTGCCACAAAATGACACACTTTTGTTTCTTCAAAGTTCAACCTGGTGTGCAGTGACCAGTGGAAACGGCCTCTGACCTCCCTCGTCTTCTTCATCGGAGGACTTATCGGATGCCTGCTCTCTGGACAGATCTCGGACAGGTGCTCTTCACTCTCTACTGTATCCCACAGATTCTCCAAGGGGGACTTTTTAATTTTGTCAAACTGGGCCTGATAGTTAACGGAGCACAGACGAAAAAGCATTTGGATCAAAATCTAAGGCTGGTGTGAACCAAGTCAACACAATCTGAGTTAAATAACAGGAGGTACAACATTCTGAAATACAGACGACTGAAAGACTAACGTTCAACAGACATGGTTCCTGaattagaaaaaagaaatacttaaGTCCACTTTGGAGGCATATTATCACTAACACCTGAGGACATTGTGTAATCCACCGTGAGATGAGTGTTCAAAGTTAAACTTTACTGGTGTAAACATGTGGCTTCATGGTCCAGCGATCAGGTCCGTCCCCTCACTGCAGGAAGACTTCCTGTGTCTCTCACTGACTTCTCTTCTGGGCTCTTTAATTTCCCCCACATTTCAAGACATTTTAGGTTATTTGTTGATTTCAAATTGTCAGTATATGTGAATGCGTGTCTCTGGATCAGGACTGTAAAGTGGATCCTGGCTTTGGATTAATGAAGTCATTGATATTAAGTGTCATTTGGCGGTGATACGTTCGCCCTGGTACCCAGACGctgatgctgcagctgctgctctcctgtgTCTTTGCTGCAGGTTTGGCAGGAAGCCTGCGATGTTTGGTGGCGTTGCCATCCTCAGTGTCTTCAGCTGCGCTCTGGCCTTCGCTCCATCCTGGCCGGTCTCCACTGCGCTGTTCTTCATTCTTGGCATGGGTCAAATCTCCAGCTACATCGTTATTTTTGTGCTGGGTATGTGAGGATTCATTTATCAGAATACTGGGATCTGTATTGTCCTCTCTGCTGGCAACATGCTCAACTGATGCTGTTGAATTACCTGGAGGACAGAATCAGACCGTGTCCACACCAGGAAGAACACAGAAAGTCTTTagaatcttttgtttttggccACACCGATACTTCattctttcaaattaaaatgtgaacaattgcttttgttttgtttcgtcaGTGATTGTCAGCTTACTCTATTTCAATAACACTTACTTACTGTACTGTGTATTGTATCTTTGTGCAGTACACtgacagcagaaacaaaccATTCAGGGCTGCTGACGTCTTTTAAACTCTGTTATCTCACAGGTTCAGAGCAGCTGGTCGGAGAGACCAGAATCCTCTTCTCCTGCATATGTTTGCCTTGTTCCTATGTGTTTGGCTCTCTGCTGCTGAGCGGCGCTGCCTACCTGGTCCAGACCTGGAGGTACCTGTCTCTGATCATGGCTGCCCCCGGCCTGGCCTGTGCCCCCCTCTGGTGGTGAGGAGACCTCATTACACTCTTCACATCCCTCTGCATCCCCTCTGTGATGCTCCAGCATGATGAATGGTTGTGATGTTTGAGGTGTCTGCTGTGCTTCCCAGGCTGGTTCCAGAGTCTCCCCGCTGGCTCGTGTCTCGGGGTCgtctgcaggaagcagaggtCATCCTGAGGTCAGCGGCTCAGGAGAGCCGAGTGGACGCCCCGCCGGTTATCTTTGTCTCCAGTGTAAGAATCTCCAAACTCTACTGTGATGTTCATGATGAACTGTCCGGCTGAGAATGAGCCACACTGTACATTTAACTAGGATCAATCATGGAAATGATAAATCACACATACATCAAACACATtcctttattttgtgtctgtattGAGTAAAACGTACTTTAATATATAGTATTTTCATCTTATGTCGTCTTGTAGCCGCTTTGAACTCACAGTCAATACATGTTTTATTATGATtaataaaaaacagtaaaaaagtAACTGATACTTATGAGAAAATCTGTCAGCAATAATGGCTTTgaatcaagagaaaaaaaacactaataaagaaaactaaatgttaaaaaaaatgataaaacagtTTAACCGATATAAAAatagcaaacaacaacaataatctTGAACAACGGTACCTAAAAAGCACCAAAATAAAATTCACCCTCATATTGTCACAGTATCAACTGACAAATAAATGTCCTGAATCTGTCTCTCAGGCTGAAAAAGTTCCATCCCAGAAGTCAGAGTCGTTCAGCTTCCTGGATCTGCTGAAGACCACAAACATCCGAAACATATCAGTCATCCTGTGGATCATGTGGTCAGTTGATGGACTTTAGATTTGACGTAATTTACGTTCAGTAGATCATTAAATTGAACCTCAACAATCTCTTTTGTTTCAGTATCCTCATGATagccaaaacacaacacagatatTTGATCTTCAGTATGGACTTTTTTTGACACATTGTTGCTGCTTGTCATTGATAAAAGGGTTTACATGTTTGTCTTCTTGTGTTGTTGCAGGTTTTCTGTCAACGTCAC is a genomic window containing:
- the LOC115402731 gene encoding solute carrier family 22 member 4-like, which codes for MVDYEASVSFLGTWGPYQRKVLVLLCLMAIAPGFSILSVIYLLADPPHHCHVPEHSNLSQEWMQASRPAQVAGQSGRSSCSRYELDTLRNLSSLGIKPILDLNQSDLGPGPGIAVSTLREEGCMDGWTYSTEYYQSTIVTEFNLVCSDQWKRPLTSLVFFIGGLIGCLLSGQISDRFGRKPAMFGGVAILSVFSCALAFAPSWPVSTALFFILGMGQISSYIVIFVLGSEQLVGETRILFSCICLPCSYVFGSLLLSGAAYLVQTWRYLSLIMAAPGLACAPLWWLVPESPRWLVSRGRLQEAEVILRSAAQESRVDAPPVIFVSSAEKVPSQKSESFSFLDLLKTTNIRNISVILWIMWFSVNVTYFGMTFNSSSLSGNPYLNYGLMTAVEIPAYVASWLAARRLPRRLSFIISGLLASLALLLIQVTFHSQPAVTLSLVLMGKFGIVIGGGILYVFTGELSPTVIRNTAMSSCAIFARVGSALSPYLLQLAVFNQFLPWIIVGGLSLLSVGLCFFLPETFRQALPDAIQQVPQAKFSWSCFSKYSPKEDKIAAKNQSTPPDIICITHL